Within Bacteroidota bacterium, the genomic segment ACAATTTCACCCGAATTGAAACCTTTTTATAAAAATCTGGTAGAAGTTTACTTTAGCAAAATAAGCTTTGAATAAATATGCAAATTGGTGAAGAACTTATAGAAAAAGAAATACTCATAGAATCCTGTTCAAATGGTGTTTTAGAGGTAGAATCATTTATAGATGAATTTCGTCAAAACAATAAGATTGATGATGAAATATTTGGAAATATTTTAGTTGCTGTAACAGAAGCGGTTAATAATGCGATTATTCATGGTAATAAAATGGATAAGAGCAAATCAGTACGATTAGTAATCCGAAAAAGAAGAAACGTTGTTACTTGTAATATTAAAGATGAAGGAAATGGATTTGATTATAACAATTTGCCAGATCCAACCGCTCCCGAAAATATTGAATGCTTAGGAGGTAGAGGCGTTTTTCTCATGAAACATTTAGCTGACCTAGTAGTTTTTTCTAGTGACGGTAGTAATGTAGAAATTCAATTTAGAGTGTAATGCCCATTATTGTATTCAATGAAATTTATCCTGGATTTCAATTAAAAAATAAGACAAAAGTTAAAGCCTGGATTCTAGAAGTAATCTCCAAACATGGAAAATCCTGTAAAGAATTACAATTCTTTTTTTGTGATGATGAATTTCTGTTAGCCTTAAATCAAGAATATTTAAAGCACAACA encodes:
- a CDS encoding ATP-binding protein — translated: MQIGEELIEKEILIESCSNGVLEVESFIDEFRQNNKIDDEIFGNILVAVTEAVNNAIIHGNKMDKSKSVRLVIRKRRNVVTCNIKDEGNGFDYNNLPDPTAPENIECLGGRGVFLMKHLADLVVFSSDGSNVEIQFRV